The Venturia canescens isolate UGA chromosome 10, ASM1945775v1, whole genome shotgun sequence genome segment GCAGTCTTTTGGCGCGAAAGGATGTGTTGTTTTCCTACTGTCATGCTTGCTAGTCTCGCGACGTGTTATTCACATGTGATTTGACTTTTTTACTTTATCTAACCCTTATCACGTCTTGAAACAATTAAAACTCACGAGCCACGTGTCAAGTGTTGTTTAATGCCCCAATTAGAATTACACCTAAAAACGTTAGAATTGAACTATATTCTCAACGTTTCGAGACGTTATATCATTAACGATAGGCTGGATATTCCGAAAATAAAAAGCGGTAAGactataaaatttttcaataacgtattcggtgtaatgtattttattttcctaCGTTCATCTCGTCCTACGCTCTTTCTTTGGTTTATTGGGAAAGTAATGAAGCAACAACGAGTTATCTCACGTTTCGCAAACTTTATTGAACGTCTTATTCAAACGATGCAATAATTGATAGTTATCTTGACAATAATGTATCTCTCGAAAGAACTTAAATCGACAACATTCAATTACAACGCAGGAAGCATCGAACCGCTATACGATCGATGGACAAAATTTTGCAGCATATCTTGAGTGTGTTTTCTGTGTAGATGCGGATAGATTGTGGAGCGTGCGAGTAATTTGCATATCGTCggaaatagtattaaagggCAGACGTTATTCTTCTCTACACTACTTCATTTTGTTTGCCTTCTTTCCCTGATAGTTGATTTGGGAATGTCTTTGGGAGAAGTTGAAATTTAAATGCATCTTGAGACAAATGGCTTGTACAGGGAAATTGATCAGCAGAGGCCACCTTCGTAGTCATCCTCATCCTCTGGTTTTGTTTCTTCAGGGCTCTCAGCCGATGCCGCAGCCATTTCTTGCTCTTCCTCATCTTCGTATTTCTCAGGTACCCTACGCGTTGGAGTATCTGGGATAACCTCAGCCGCTGCTGCTTCTTCCTTGCCCTCATCAGAcctctggaaaaaaaaaacaattagaaaAGATTTATAgctatttctttatttccaaCTTAACGTAGAGAACCAGAATCAACGACGTAATTACATGATTGACTTCTGCCTCTACGGTAGCTTGGCCAGAAAGATTATTTGTGTTTGGCGATACATAAGTCGCAGCTGCATTTGCTCTAACACCAACCGGTGGAATAGCATATTCCTGTGTCGTTGGTAACGGCAGTCCTCTTGCGAGCTTGGCATACTCTACGTCCATGTGCTTGATGAAGGGACTGTTGAGCGCGGTTCTAGCCATATTTGCATCCTCATTGTCATAAGCCTGCAACAGCATCTCCAGAGTCTGGATCTCCGCTACTTCGCAGTAGTTCCCCCATTCTTTGAATGCTTTTTCAGCAGCAACTTGATCACCCCTAGCCAATTGGACCAACACTAGAACCACTGCCAAACGACCGACAGATGGGGCGTGCTCTATTGCCTGGTGCATTCCAATTTCTCTCCTTATTGCATCTGCCGCCTGGTCGTACATCTTTAATTTCACCATGATGCGAGCCACTTTGCTCATGTATTCAGCTGCTTGGCGAGGGCTGTCCTCTCCCTCAaaagattgaatgaaaaaaagtttaaatgcTTTTATTTGCACCTGTATGCTTTGTCTGTAGCTGACTTAAGGATTGTATCTATTAgaagatggaatttttctcaaattaccATAACTATTTCAGCAGCTCTCTGAAAGAGTGGAAGTGCACCCTCTGGATCGGTACTCTCTATCATTTTACCAGCCTTGTCCAACACAGTTGCTCCGGATTCGGGTGAACCGTGTTGCTGATAGAGAGAACACGAAGAGTGAGCCAGTTTAGGGATTTCTGCCATATCTCCAGTGTCCCTGCATATTAGCAGCACTTGTTCCAGATTCCTgcaaaaaaaggtaaaaatttttctcaataaatcAATTATCGCTTGATATGTGAggtcaacattaaaaaatttcgaggtaTTTAATTCATGtgaaatattcgtatttccaaatatatttttaataaataaatcaaactTACTTGGCAGCATGAAACCATCTGTAATTAAGGTTgaggaaaattttctttagCCTGATTAATTATACCTGATTAATAAATTGATACTATTTGTGGATCAGAATGAGACAGTTGTAGACTAAAAGGATACGATCTgttctgcttataacaatcGGCTGCTTTGAGCAGAGCATCCTTGCATTGCTTGTAAGATTTTGCTATACGGAAGCAAGTAGCAGCATGAGTGTATTCATCCGCTGCTACTTCAAAATCTGGCCTCCATTTCAGTAGAGTAGTTTTTaaactgaaaacaaaattttcacgcATCTATTCAGTTGTCTGTTCATTGTTTTggttttagaatttttttttgtctgtcTTATGTTTGTGGTCAGTTTCTATGAAAACTTATTCAATGAGTGGCTCGATTCATTGCAACTAAACACAGATCACTTAAAAAGAAAAGCCTATTTGAATTAAGTGAgtggaatgaaataaaaaaaaatattttcggtcGGGAATTCGACCtggttttttaattaaaatccaTTCCAAAAAGTAGCCTGGTATTACACTTCAATATGcactttttatttccattacgATGAATCGTAATCTTCAATGGAATACGATTTGAAAATAGAAATCGACGAAACAATGAGGAAAAAGGTCACGGTGGTACGCGCAGttatggaatgaaaaaactaaAGAGGTGTCTTCTTTTAacgacgaaatgaaaaatactctCACACCTTTTTTCTGCCTGCCTTATGTGCGCATTCCCCTCTTCGATCTTTGACATTTTTCTCCGAATGTTGACAGACTATTTAATATATTTCAGCGCGCGTCAAAAACAGTGTCGTTGCTCGACGTGCTCGGTACGTTAAGCAAGTGATAAAATCAATTGACAATTGTCTCTTGCTCAGCTGTTAATTCACCAAGTGCAAACAGAGTGCAGACGACGTATGGGACGAACTGTCAGAATTTtacgcgtgtgtgtgtgttctgCGACACCGTGACCCGCAGTAGCTCCTAGCCACCATTCGTCCTGTAAGTGGTGCAATCTTATCTTTTGGTAGAGCTTCAGAAGTTCCTAGAACTGGGTTTCCGGTGGCGCTAcgtttattttccatcgctTTCCCTTTCCCCCAATCCGTTCTTCAAGGGGCCGCGTTTACGTTCCTGCGATGCGCCGATGCGCGGTACGATTGAAAATCTACGCGGGACGCCAGTATTCGTTCATCCGATTCATTGATCAGTCTTTTGTTTATGCAACAAACCGGCTCAACGTGATCTTTCATTTAGAGAAAATCCTCGATATTATTCGTCATATCAGAAATAATCAATCGATCAACAATCACTACATCAAACGATCGTAAGTGTGTGTGTCAGTTTTCAAACTGTACACTTCTAATTATCACCGTTGAGTAACATAACCTTGAATtacaaataattgacaaacatcgaatattttcaaatgttgATTAGAAGCCAtctgaaaaatgaaacgttcataaaaaatgagagttcaaaacaatttttctcacgaaagttttGTGAGTAACTTATCGAAAATCAATTATGAGTAAATGTACAAAGAAATTTGCATATTTTGTGACACTTGTTTGAACTTGCTACATCAAACCTGATAAGTTTAACATCtgtaattttcatttgaaaattaattggaaactgaaaataaatcagaTGGCGGAACGACTCGAAGATCTCAACCTACCCAATGCGGTAGTCACAAGAATAGTGAAAGAGGCCCTGCCGGATGGTGTTACGATTGGCAAAGAAGCCAGAGTTGCAGTGGCCAAAGCTGCTTCTATATTCATTCTGTACCTCACCTCAGCCGCCAATACAATTGCCAAAAAAGGTAATCGCAAAACAATATCTGGTGCGGATGTCATACAAGCCATGGAAGAAATTGAGTTTGAACAGTTTGTCACTCCGCTTAAAGATGCCTTGGAAACGTTCAAGAAATCccagaaagaaaagaaagatgcGACGACTAAAAGAAAACAGCAAAGGAAGGATGAGGATGGAAACGAAGTTGCGGaggatgaataaaaattccatttttatctTAGGTTTTTATATTGTTTCTATTATAATAACTGTGTTAGGTCTATTGTTAAGTAATAAAATgttgtacgttttttttctcttttttcattttttaaattatatctGTATTTTTATACAATGTAAAGTGGGATGGCTTCAATGTCAACATAAAAATGTACAATATAAGACTAGAAGGAGGCCCTTGGCGTCGAATTGCTTTTTGCAATACATaacaaattgaataaaaataactcttcgaacatattgattttttcttcttgaaacAATTATTGGCCTTCATATTCTCGAGAATCCTCTAAAGGGGTTTCTCTTTTTGATTGTTTTCAAGGCCTTGCTCTTGGGTTGGGAAGCTTGCTTGGCAAGTCATTCAGGATCTCCTACTTCAAtggtttataaataaaatttctgatTGTAGTAATTGGAAtaatcataaacgtaaaatttgTTTGCTCGTATAGTGTCGATATCCATTGATGACGTCGTTGAGTATTGTTGTCGATGTGAAATTCTATTTTGAGGgctttttaaaattcaacaaGTGCAAAAAAGCACATCGTGAGATAATTTGATCCGATAAAATGTGGGATATTGAGGCATTTCGTACAGACGTAAATCCGATCTGAGATACGAAGCTCGAGCACACTGTGCTTATTCCAATAATTAACAAACTTTTAATAGTCAAACGtgtatatgtaaaaaaatttgagacttCAAATTGCCTGTACTTTGCGCTGTATCAGGCCACGGCACATTGGACATTCGGTTGTTACTTTGCTGGAACATGCGGCGCAACAACACAGGTGTCCGCATGGAAGAAATATCACTTCgcactgaaaaataaaaaacaacagGCGAAATAGTTATCCGATGTGATTATATTTGACGAGATGATGTAATtctaaaatattcaatatcgAATCTTTGGACTTTTCCTAATTTCATCTTATCAGACTTTTGTTTTCAGCACTTTACGGACTTGAAATAATCTCAGAGTCACAGTGATGTACTTACGTGCGAATCAAGACAGACAACGCACTCGGTTGTACTTATACTCGGAATGGTCGTAGGTTCGTGCGTTTTAGAACTTGTACAAGGCTCATCAGATGGGGCTGACGGATAAACGGGCGATCCTAGAAGATCGATAGGCGCTGATGGATCAATCGGCGATTCGCCTAATTTTTTCTCAGCTAGATAATTCTCCACTGCCAATTTGATAGCTGCACGGTCCTTTTCACAGTGAATTCCGATCTTGACGGCAGAATGAATTCTTCATTAGTAACGAATCGTCAATGGctgcatttttcaatgtcagaGAAAAGCTTCCCGTTAAATTACCGATTGCAGTCTTTCATCGTCCAAATCTTGCATCAGCGAAGGCAATGTCACGAGAAAAGGCAAACAATGCAGCGCGCCTGCAATCGCTACATGACGTACTAACGTTGGCTCGAGACCCTCCAAAAGACCCTTTGGTCTTGCTTCCATCAAAGATTGATATTGCATCAACCAGAACAAACTGTTTCTTCTTGTGCTCTGTGAAAAGGAACAAAAAGTTCTTCACGTTTCACGAGCTCTAAAAATCTATTCGAAAAAAGTTACGTACATCAACGTTTCTCTGTtcttcgatttgctgaatcgTTTCCAACAGTTGtttccttcgtttttcttGTTGATCCAATAAATCGACGAGAATGGCGCTCAACGTGACACGCTTATCAGCCAAATCATTCTGTAAAACGATTCGAAGCGGCTATCAGATTTTCCCCGAAtcaacgagaataaaaatagtttttctcCATCAAATATGGTTGTTCTTACTATTTGCTGATTGATTTCGAATTTCTTCCGCTCAAGCTCGATACTGGTTAGTGCAGCCAATTGGGATTGTACCAAAGTCACTTGTTGCACGATACTCCAGGATCGAGCGTCGCTTCTCTCGAGCAGTGCAGCCACAGCTGCTCTTTGCAAAACTTCGTCCTTTCGTAGTCGGTTGACCAAATCTTCTTGACTCCTTTTTTGGTCCCTCACCACTTCAGCCAGGTGATGATTGTTTCTTACCTCTCTGAAATAACGTTCCACTTTGTCAttcaattggttttttcaaaagCCTATCAGAATTCTTGGTCGTGCGAAATTTTGATTTGAGTAAAGTTCCTTGTACTGACAATTCCAGTAACGATTGTGCGTTACAATCACGAAATTTGGTGTACTCGTCGATTTTCCTTTCCGTTAAGAGTTCCTCCCCCAGTAGTTCCTCCATGGCAACTGGCAACAGGCAcgatagtttttttatttgactctattttagtaaatttctgcaatcatttttttcaacttacgtAAAGTTTCTTTCGTGCGAAGATTAAATTGCTCGGTATGACACTGCGACAATATTCTCAtctcttccaatttttcttgTTCAAGCAGCTCAGCTTGggtctgtctttcctcttcgCTGCTTCGTAGAAATTCCGTTATAACGTGATCTGCTTCTTTCTCAGCTGTACAATAATTcgataatgattttttaaggatttcgtttttctctccattttcAAAGACCTCGAAGGAGTCAATGGTTTAATAATTATTCCTCACCGTTATAAATAAATGAGAGAAGTCTCGCACGGTTGAGATCTCTCTCCTGTTGTACTTTTTCGATTTCTTGTTCAAGTTGTGTCTGTTGCTGGACCAAATCGTCTAGAAGCTGAAtatgacattttttaaaaattgattataacaCATAATATTATCAACACCTGAATAATTGTTAAAATTGGTTACTTTTTTTCGATGACCTTTGAGCACGGACTGCAACTCGAGTTCATACTCTTGTTGCtccttaatatttttttcaacctcgaGAAGAGCATTCTGTCGCATTTCCTATAAAGACAAATTTCGtttgagttattttttctctcgtcacTTTAATTTCTGGattattttcgaatgaattaGACCGTCCCTTCGATGAGCATAGATGATTTTGATGAGATGAAACGACGTGGTGAATGATGAAAAtgggagtacgaaaaaaattgccattttgcagaacgcagaaaaaatatatggtagggaaaataaaagatgaataaTAGTGGCGGGTCCACGtgccttttctttttctagcCTCGTTAAGGTTGcctagaaaaacaaaaacaaaaactatgaaaataatgcttggaaccaaaaagaattggtgaaaaaaataaatgaagaaaagtaaaaaaaattagatgGCATAGAAACTATTGGTTTAGGAGAAATTAGGGACCTGAACGATCGAATCCTTGTTCAATCTTCGTGCTTGGTCCTCCTGTTCATCCACATTCAAGACcgattcttcttcttttttatatttttctggaGCATATTCGATTCCACACTCGTGGGCTAAAAAGGCTACAATGACTATTGTACCACCCAAAAGAATGTCTTTGGGCGGATAGCTGAGGTTATCCAATCCTTCTAAATTGATTTCCTTCAATGATTGGGCCTGTCCCAAAGTcattggtaacttttgcacaGCCTCATTTCTGCTAATATCCAAGATGCTCAGCTTCTTTAACATTCCCATACTGTCCGGCAATCCTTTCAGTTTGTTCTTTGCAACATTGAGAATTGTCAGATTTTCCAAATCTCCCAATTCTGCAGGCAACTTGCGTATATTATTATCCTGTATATAGAGCTCCTGAAAAATGGAGAATAATAAACAcacttttctttcatcaaGTTGCTTCAttctaaaaatcattttaatttttgtctTATCAagattgatttatttattgttcaCACTATGTCGATGGAtcgtcatgaatttttttcaattgataagAATTATCTATCCGAAGCATTATCAATAACAATGGAACATTACCTTGAGTGATACGAGATGAACAATTTCGGTTGGCaaatttgtaaattcattATTGCGTAGGTCTAATACAGTTAAGAGCGAGAGATCGCTCAAGGCACCTCCGCCCAATAGAGTCGTCAGTCTGTTGCATTGCATCAACAATACCCTCTTTCGGAAAACTTTGCATAACGAATAGATTCCTGAGGGTACTTGTTTCAATGAACAATCCGAAATGTCAAATACTGGTTCTGGGTTTTCTCGAGCCTAGCTCAtgagataaaaaacaaatgaaagtgTTGAGAACATGACAATGAGTGATACTGGCAGTGATAATAACAATGATGCTTGATAGTTTAAAAAGCAAACATAACGTTGCTATGTTTGAAGTAGCGATCAATTATCGAGTGACGTACCAAGTACAATTTATGTTCGAGACGTGCCTTGTAGTCGACATTAACCTTGCCTCGATGTTTTTTTGTGAATGACATTATTGATGTACCGTCATGACAGCAGCGACGAGTCGCTCGTGTCATTGCACCTCAAACTCGtcataaatttgattttttttttctcaagtacGCTCCATTTATGctcgatataaactttttatttcaatgtcaataaaaaaagaaacaaaagtaATTCGTCAACCTCATTGCCGAGTATTGCCGCGGTCGCCGTGTGATTCGTTGCGAAACACTCAGGAGCCTCGTAGCAACTGATCATCATGGTCACGGCTTTGACGTCATTATACCGAGGAGTTTAGGATTTCGATTTACCAACAGAGTCGTGAATAATCTTATGCAGTATAGTTGACTTGTTCCGCTCGTCCGACGGCGCTGGGTCCCCTTATTTTGCCCATGGTCCTCATGGTATTCCGAATGAGAACTGAACACAAAATTTTACagaaacatcgaaaaaaaacaagtttttctaATCCGATGTTTCGATCGTATGCAAAATTGCGTTCTTCTAGACACATCTACCGCGTCTCGGCAGACACTTTAATTATtgcgatttatttttctaacAAAACGTGACAACTCTTTATTGCATTaaacacttaaaaaaaaattgtacaattttttattcgcaaaGGAAATGCGGTCTAAGAAATGTtcaatctagagtcgcggcagcgactctgagacaagtacatttatgttatgacgagttTACATTATTGTTGACTATGAGTTAAAATACTCACAATTATAACAGGGTTCATATTACGGgcagtagttttttttttattaccatactaatttttaatcggtcaattAGAAGCATTATTTCATTTCGGTTTTCCACGAATATCTcgtggattaaaaaaatgattttttcacggCACTAAAGTTTATTATCGATGTCATCTACGACTGTCGCGAGCTTCGCTAGCTCGTCTCTTTTCGGCGTAATCGGTATTCCGTAGGTGTCAGCATACCTCTGAAATACGATCAAATGGGAATTTacatatattttcaataacaTCATGCTCGATCAGTAGAGttatttttccataatttttcaaatgccaGACTTTCCAAAACTCCCAACCTAAGAACTGTGTCGAAGGAAACGCAGACTCCTTTGTCGCACATTCGTCTGTAAAGATGCCAgcactctttttctttcgtcgtTTGAAACGTCGGCTCTGCCGATTCTCCGTCGAGATCGTCGGCCTCGGCCTCGGTCTCGGTTTTCGATATTACCGCAATTTCCGACAGCTGCTTATCAATTGTTTCACAATAATCACAATATGAATTTGTGACCAATATTCGTGTGGTAAGATAATTGACAACAATCAACGTTAAATATAAGGTAAgtaaaacaataataaaaaaacccATGAAATGGGAGAGCGGTAAGAAAGATGTAGCATCATAACCTAAATTACCTTTGAGACGGAAGcatgcaataaaatcgaggtCGGTTGATGCACCggtaaaatttttccaacgtgTTCGGGTATTCTGGTTCTCGGTGGAGCTTCCCTCGTGTCCTGCATCGTCGGCGGTTTATCGACATCACTGAAAGGCGATTGGatgaatattcatatttttcgtgtttCCGAGCGTATGCATATTCATAAAAGGGTAATATTGTGTACTCGATCTGCTTGCGGGGGGACGTTTGAGAGggtggtaaaaaaaaagatgtacAAATAGATCAATAGATGTATCGTATGTTGTGATATCGATGTCGAAGCCAATACCATATCCGGTCAGGCACACGATGGCACCGGCGCCTTGgccttcttttctttttaccTCCCTCccttctctcttgctctcgcgCTCTTTCTACCACGGTAACCCTTCGTTCCTGGTCTCTTCTCTCTTATTCTCGATATCATAAGTACCAAAGAAATcgaagttatttttttttcttccatattcgTGCCTGACGCGAATCCGTGTGTAAAATTCTATTCTCtgcttctttttctccctcctcctcctATTCTTGTTCTCTTGTCACGGTCACACAATATATTGAATGCAAATTGAGATTTGAATGTTCTATACGCTATTCGACAAGAAACTCGTGTGTATCGCACGTAAACCTCGAATACTCGAGTCTCATCGATCcttcggaataaattttcagtcgAAATACGAATACAAGTGTACGATTATATCAATATCCCATATCTCTATCCAATCCACGATTTCTGTTCTTTGCAGCGCATCGAGCACGACTATTAATCTCAATTACTAGGTCAAAGGGATATCGTGTAGAAGGCCTAGGAACGATCCGAGATCGCCTCGACTCGACTCAATTGTGACAATTCATTGACTCTTATTGATGCTCAAAGCGGTCGTGAAGTTAATTTcgtcacaattttgaaaattcttcctCCGTCTCTGATTTACTTtactgtattttttattgtttaatttATCAGCATTCGACGTTTGGGAAACTTACTCGATTCGTGGCTGAGGCGTGCTTTTTGTTCtcaacaattttcttttcttgtcCGATCGAAGATCACCGATGGGAACGATGAGGCACCTTTTCTCACGATCGGTCAACGATATTTCTGATATCTCTTGCGTCTCGTAGCGTTGACGAGCGGCTGTAACGTTGGCCACACTTAACGCGGGAACGTTCGCTCGCCAAGTTCTCGCTTCTTCCGCAGTTGGCAACGCGCTACCGGTCACACGACCGACTTGTACGCTCTGCGGACGAATCCTCGCAGTTCTTGTCTTATCGGAATCATCTTCGACGTCGATCGAGTCTTGTTGAAACGACactgaaaaagaaggaaggaaaataataaagccAAATGTACATTCGGCGTGTGAATTTCTCAACGATTAATGTAACAGACGGATTCGGACTAAAAGTCTTCGGGAGagtgaaattcaataaaacgcAACGACGAAGCTGTTTGTA includes the following:
- the LOC122417014 gene encoding gamma-soluble NSF attachment protein-like isoform X2, which translates into the protein MSKIEEGNAHIRQAEKSLKTTLLKWRPDFEVAADEYTHAATCFRIAKSYKQCKDALLKAADCYKQNRSWFHAAKNLEQVLLICRDTGDMAEIPKLAHSSCSLYQQHGSPESGATVLDKAGKMIESTDPEGALPLFQRAAEIVMGEDSPRQAAEYMSKVARIMVKLKMYDQAADAIRREIGMHQAIEHAPSVGRLAVVLVLVQLARGDQVAAEKAFKEWGNYCEVAEIQTLEMLLQAYDNEDANMARTALNSPFIKHMDVEYAKLARGLPLPTTQEYAIPPRSDEGKEEAAAAEVIPDTPTRRVPEKYEDEEEQEMAAASAESPEETKPEDEDDYEGGLC
- the LOC122417014 gene encoding gamma-soluble NSF attachment protein-like isoform X1, whose translation is MSKIEEGNAHIRQAEKSLKTTLLKWRPDFEVAADEYTHAATCFRIAKSYKQCKDALLKAADCYKQNRSWFHAAKNLEQVLLICRDTGDMAEIPKLAHSSCSLYQQHGSPESGATVLDKAGKMIESTDPEGALPLFQRAAEIVMGEDSPRQAAEYMSKVARIMVKLKMYDQAADAIRREIGMHQAIEHAPSVGRLAVVLVLVQLARGDQVAAEKAFKEWGNYCEVAEIQTLEMLLQAYDNEDANMARTALNSPFIKHMDVEYAKLARGLPLPTTQEYAIPPVGVRANAAATYVSPNTNNLSGQATVEAEVNHRSDEGKEEAAAAEVIPDTPTRRVPEKYEDEEEQEMAAASAESPEETKPEDEDDYEGGLC
- the Chrac-14 gene encoding DNA polymerase epsilon subunit 3, translating into MAERLEDLNLPNAVVTRIVKEALPDGVTIGKEARVAVAKAASIFILYLTSAANTIAKKGNRKTISGADVIQAMEEIEFEQFVTPLKDALETFKKSQKEKKDATTKRKQQRKDEDGNEVAEDE
- the LOC122417012 gene encoding E3 ubiquitin-protein ligase LRSAM1-like isoform X1, producing MTRATRRCCHDGTSIMSFTKKHRGKVNVDYKARLEHKLYLARENPEPVFDISDCSLKQVPSGIYSLCKVFRKRVLLMQCNRLTTLLGGGALSDLSLLTVLDLRNNEFTNLPTEIVHLVSLKELYIQDNNIRKLPAELGDLENLTILNVAKNKLKGLPDSMGMLKKLSILDISRNEAVQKLPMTLGQAQSLKEINLEGLDNLSYPPKDILLGGTIVIVAFLAHECGIEYAPEKYKKEEESVLNVDEQEDQARRLNKDSIVQATLTRLEKEKEMRQNALLEVEKNIKEQQEYELELQSVLKGHRKKLLDDLVQQQTQLEQEIEKVQQERDLNRARLLSFIYNAEKEADHVITEFLRSSEEERQTQAELLEQEKLEEMRILSQCHTEQFNLRTKETLLAMEELLGEELLTERKIDEYTKFRDCNAQSLLELEVRNNHHLAEVVRDQKRSQEDLVNRLRKDEVLQRAAVAALLERSDARSWSIVQQVTLVQSQLAALTSIELERKKFEINQQINDLADKRVTLSAILVDLLDQQEKRRKQLLETIQQIEEQRNVDSTRRNSLFWLMQYQSLMEARPKGLLEGLEPTLVRHVAIAGALHCLPFLVTLPSLMQDLDDERLQSIGIHCEKDRAAIKLAVENYLAEKKLGESPIDPSAPIDLLGSPVYPSAPSDEPCTSSKTHEPTTIPSISTTECVVCLDSHCEVIFLPCGHLCCCAACSSKVTTECPMCRGLIQRKVQAI
- the LOC122417012 gene encoding E3 ubiquitin-protein ligase LRSAM1-like isoform X2, coding for MTRATRRCCHDGTSIMSFTKKHRGKVNVDYKARLEHKLYLARENPEPVFDISDCSLKQVPSGIYSLCKVFRKRVLLMQCNRLTTLLGGGALSDLSLLTVLDLRNNEFTNLPTEIVHLVSLKELYIQDNNIRKLPAELGDLENLTILNVAKNKLKGLPDSMGMLKKLSILDISRNEAVQKLPMTLGQAQSLKEINLEGLDNLSYPPKDILLGGTIVIVAFLAHECGIEYAPEKYKKEEESVLNVDEQEDQARRLNKDSIVQEMRQNALLEVEKNIKEQQEYELELQSVLKGHRKKLLDDLVQQQTQLEQEIEKVQQERDLNRARLLSFIYNAEKEADHVITEFLRSSEEERQTQAELLEQEKLEEMRILSQCHTEQFNLRTKETLLAMEELLGEELLTERKIDEYTKFRDCNAQSLLELEVRNNHHLAEVVRDQKRSQEDLVNRLRKDEVLQRAAVAALLERSDARSWSIVQQVTLVQSQLAALTSIELERKKFEINQQINDLADKRVTLSAILVDLLDQQEKRRKQLLETIQQIEEQRNVDSTRRNSLFWLMQYQSLMEARPKGLLEGLEPTLVRHVAIAGALHCLPFLVTLPSLMQDLDDERLQSIGIHCEKDRAAIKLAVENYLAEKKLGESPIDPSAPIDLLGSPVYPSAPSDEPCTSSKTHEPTTIPSISTTECVVCLDSHCEVIFLPCGHLCCCAACSSKVTTECPMCRGLIQRKVQAI